In Flavivirga abyssicola, the following are encoded in one genomic region:
- a CDS encoding LamG-like jellyroll fold domain-containing protein, which yields MKNISIRYSLMLLLFSIAPFTAISQTIASYDFESGLQSWTDGGSDSGLNTNSIYASNGSRSIYSKDNDTSQNYTTSPTLDLSAYGSVDFSFSFIGRGIDSGEGFSLQYFDGSNWSTIKTYVLGTDFTSNNYIYTFYQTINSGLASNSQFRFSSTADSNGEYSYFDDILIQVSAPEIDVTGNGISISNGDVSPAISDYTAFGTSNSGTLVTRTYTINNKGGSNLTIANITLSNTTDFSIVAPFYSSPVVPSTGSTTFTVQFTPATLGTKTCTVTITNNDSDESAFQFDIDARSEQNFFDSDGDGILDNVDIDDDNDGIPDSDEESSCSASSISSTTNYKFLNETFGEGNRTTINTTYDAITTYCYEDGTNGTSTTTCPSLNNDDLSDGEYVVYYKAGDGDGTDDTPNAEVASWADNYWYTGEDHTSGDTNGRMAMFNASYDPGTFYSATIVGALPNVPITYSFWVLNLDTTTAPGIATRLRPDILVEFRDVNNNVLASITTGDIPPSVNGDPAASWHQFTANLTFNVSEFYVYFINNEVGGAGNDLAIDDIVISQTLCDTDGDGVADVFDLDSDNDGIPGVVEIGLGNYSDGNATLTNSGSWVDANNNGMHDLSEGYSLLDSDGDGTPNYLDLDSDNDTIFDVDESGATNSSSATYQNGDGDITGDGVGDGPDTDAVRETDINSDGVSEFFTDGILDLYDFFEGGTFATGYGNSNQGATGTGWENYVVDTDNDNIPDYLDVTSDGSTFDISHTLYASLDGNNDGLIDDTNDAEGDGIIDLFDTDDTVFGSPRDLDRKLQLYFDGRNDYAAETSVINGWDEATIMSWIRIDPSASGNQIIVGQDAFYLQLNADKTITSYADGYTISSSSSLLTNQWTHVAATYSCDCIDGVFKLYVNGTEIASTATSSGSLNADTSSFTIGRKPDTDSNYFHGYVDEVRVFDKALSENELHKMIHQEIENNAGVTRGTIIPLDITDFVDTSNITPLNWSSLQRYYRLDTYKDNIIDDLTTASIDVSAGARIYNSKIIEGQTAPLPYVTTSSCNGDWTDSSNWEQGNLWDISSTAPDCAIIQIKGNIHTSIARSTVGLILDSGSKLEVNGDSGLFNSWYLKLDGDIDLEGESQLIQTDDSILDATSSGTLERDQQGTADTFTYNYWSSPVGLANNSTNNNSYKLPDIFTNVNFITSGYNGSASPIGIADYWIWKFNNQQSDNYSKWQHVRSTGTLLAGEGFTMKGPGTGSISTPQNYVLNGKPNNGDINLTISSGNDYLVGNPYPSAIDAVQFILDNGPTIAGAGSTTGTLYFWEHWGGGSHILREYQGGYATYSLSGGVPAASKGTNDPDVATGGIPTKTPGRYIPVAQGFFVTAEAAGTVKFNNGQRVFQIEDGSNSLFVKSSNTKKSKANSSNKTNTGDTRMKLRIGFNSINEIHRQLLITVDENASASYDWGYDSKYIDTQIDDMYWLINNEKFTIQGIDDINDQTIIPLGLHTKKDGFNSIAIDKLENTPDNLEIYLHDKELDIYQNLKQGNYKTYLTAGEYLNRFEITFSKAQKTLGINDTEINQIEVYFSNEENRIVINNPASKRIESVEMLNILGQSLFKFQTSTNDTHLKYNASQIKTGNYVLKIQTEYGTISKKVLIK from the coding sequence ATGAAAAATATCTCTATAAGATATTCATTAATGCTATTGCTATTTAGTATAGCCCCATTTACAGCTATATCGCAAACTATTGCTTCTTATGATTTTGAAAGTGGATTACAAAGCTGGACTGATGGTGGTTCAGATTCAGGTTTAAATACTAACTCTATATATGCTAGTAACGGATCTCGGTCTATTTATTCAAAAGATAATGACACATCACAAAACTATACAACATCACCTACTTTAGACCTTTCTGCATATGGTTCTGTAGACTTTTCTTTTTCGTTTATAGGTCGTGGCATAGACTCTGGTGAAGGTTTTTCATTACAGTATTTTGATGGATCTAATTGGTCTACAATTAAAACCTACGTATTAGGAACAGACTTTACTTCAAACAATTATATTTATACGTTTTATCAAACAATAAATAGCGGGCTTGCTTCTAATTCCCAATTCAGGTTTAGCAGTACTGCAGATTCTAATGGAGAATACAGTTATTTTGATGATATATTAATACAAGTTTCAGCGCCAGAAATAGATGTTACAGGTAATGGTATATCCATTTCTAACGGTGATGTTAGTCCTGCTATTTCAGATTACACTGCTTTTGGTACATCAAACTCAGGAACTCTGGTTACAAGAACATATACTATCAATAATAAAGGTGGTAGTAATCTAACTATTGCAAATATAACGTTATCGAATACCACAGATTTTTCAATTGTAGCTCCATTTTATTCATCCCCAGTTGTTCCGTCTACCGGTTCTACAACATTTACTGTTCAATTTACCCCAGCTACTTTAGGAACAAAAACATGTACTGTAACCATTACCAATAATGATTCAGATGAAAGTGCATTCCAATTTGATATTGATGCACGTTCTGAGCAAAATTTTTTCGATAGCGATGGTGATGGTATTCTGGATAATGTTGATATTGATGATGATAACGATGGCATACCGGACTCAGATGAAGAGTCTTCATGTAGTGCTTCTTCCATATCTTCCACAACAAATTATAAATTCTTAAATGAAACATTTGGAGAAGGAAATAGAACAACTATTAATACAACCTATGATGCCATAACAACTTATTGTTATGAGGATGGTACTAACGGAACCAGTACAACGACATGTCCCAGCTTAAATAATGACGATTTAAGCGATGGTGAATACGTTGTATATTATAAAGCTGGAGACGGTGATGGAACAGATGACACTCCAAACGCTGAAGTAGCAAGTTGGGCAGACAATTATTGGTATACAGGTGAAGATCATACTTCTGGGGATACTAACGGACGAATGGCTATGTTTAATGCTTCCTACGATCCCGGAACTTTTTATTCGGCAACTATTGTAGGAGCCTTACCAAATGTACCTATTACTTACAGTTTTTGGGTACTAAATTTAGATACAACAACAGCACCGGGTATAGCAACCAGACTAAGACCAGATATTTTAGTAGAATTTAGAGATGTAAACAATAACGTGCTGGCATCAATAACCACGGGTGATATCCCGCCTTCTGTTAATGGAGATCCAGCGGCCAGTTGGCACCAGTTTACCGCAAACCTAACTTTTAACGTCAGTGAATTTTATGTTTATTTTATTAATAATGAAGTTGGTGGTGCTGGTAATGACCTTGCCATAGACGACATAGTCATATCGCAGACTTTATGTGACACTGATGGTGATGGTGTTGCTGATGTCTTTGATTTAGATTCAGACAATGATGGGATTCCTGGCGTAGTAGAAATAGGTTTAGGAAATTATAGTGATGGAAATGCTACACTAACCAATAGCGGAAGCTGGGTAGATGCTAACAATAATGGCATGCACGATCTAAGTGAAGGATATAGCCTTTTAGATTCAGATGGTGACGGTACTCCAAACTACTTAGACCTAGACTCTGATAATGACACTATTTTTGATGTAGATGAATCTGGAGCTACTAACTCTAGCAGTGCGACTTATCAAAACGGTGATGGAGATATTACCGGAGATGGTGTTGGTGATGGACCAGACACAGACGCCGTTAGAGAAACTGATATTAACTCTGATGGTGTTTCAGAATTTTTCACCGACGGTATTTTAGATTTATATGATTTCTTTGAAGGCGGAACATTTGCTACTGGTTATGGTAATTCAAACCAAGGAGCTACCGGAACTGGTTGGGAAAATTATGTGGTAGATACTGATAATGACAATATTCCGGACTATCTTGATGTGACATCAGATGGATCTACTTTTGATATTTCACATACTTTATATGCCAGTTTAGATGGAAATAATGATGGTTTAATAGATGATACCAATGATGCCGAAGGAGATGGCATTATTGATCTGTTTGACACAGATGATACCGTTTTTGGTTCCCCACGAGATTTAGACAGAAAACTACAGTTGTATTTTGATGGTCGTAATGATTATGCTGCTGAAACCTCAGTAATTAATGGTTGGGATGAAGCTACCATAATGAGTTGGATAAGAATTGATCCTTCAGCTTCCGGAAATCAAATAATAGTTGGCCAAGATGCTTTTTATTTACAATTAAATGCAGATAAAACAATAACGTCCTATGCTGATGGTTATACTATTTCCAGTAGTTCTAGCTTACTTACTAATCAGTGGACCCATGTTGCAGCAACTTATAGCTGTGACTGTATAGATGGTGTGTTCAAATTATATGTTAACGGTACAGAAATAGCAAGTACTGCAACTTCTTCTGGTTCACTGAATGCCGATACATCAAGCTTTACAATAGGTAGAAAACCAGATACTGATAGTAACTATTTTCATGGGTATGTTGACGAAGTACGCGTTTTTGATAAAGCATTAAGTGAAAACGAACTTCACAAAATGATACATCAAGAAATTGAAAATAATGCAGGAGTAACTAGAGGAACTATTATTCCGTTAGATATCACAGATTTTGTTGATACCTCAAATATTACACCTTTAAATTGGTCTTCATTACAGCGTTATTATAGATTAGATACTTATAAAGATAATATTATTGATGATTTAACAACAGCTTCTATAGATGTGAGTGCGGGAGCCAGAATTTATAATTCTAAAATTATTGAAGGACAAACGGCTCCACTGCCTTATGTTACTACATCTTCTTGTAATGGTGATTGGACTGATTCTAGTAATTGGGAACAAGGTAATTTATGGGATATAAGCAGCACTGCACCAGATTGTGCCATTATACAAATAAAAGGAAATATACACACAAGTATAGCTCGTTCTACTGTAGGCTTAATTTTAGATAGTGGAAGTAAATTAGAAGTCAATGGAGATTCCGGATTGTTTAACAGCTGGTATTTAAAATTAGATGGAGACATCGATTTAGAAGGGGAATCTCAGTTAATTCAAACTGATGATAGTATATTAGATGCAACCAGTTCCGGAACATTAGAAAGAGATCAACAAGGAACCGCAGACACCTTTACGTATAATTATTGGTCATCCCCAGTGGGATTAGCCAATAACTCTACTAATAATAACAGTTACAAATTACCAGATATTTTTACTAATGTTAATTTCATAACCTCTGGCTATAATGGTTCAGCTTCTCCTATAGGAATTGCGGATTATTGGATTTGGAAATTCAACAACCAACAAAGCGATAATTACTCCAAATGGCAGCACGTACGCAGTACAGGAACATTACTTGCAGGCGAAGGTTTTACTATGAAAGGCCCAGGCACTGGTAGTATTAGCACGCCTCAAAACTATGTATTAAATGGCAAACCTAATAATGGAGATATAAACCTAACCATAAGCTCTGGAAACGACTATTTAGTTGGTAACCCTTATCCATCTGCCATAGATGCTGTACAATTTATATTAGATAATGGCCCTACCATTGCTGGTGCAGGTTCTACAACAGGAACATTATATTTCTGGGAACATTGGGGAGGTGGTTCTCATATTCTTCGTGAATATCAAGGTGGCTATGCCACGTACTCACTCTCAGGAGGTGTACCAGCAGCATCAAAAGGAACTAACGATCCTGATGTAGCGACTGGCGGTATTCCTACTAAAACACCGGGCAGGTATATTCCGGTAGCTCAAGGTTTCTTTGTTACTGCCGAAGCAGCTGGTACAGTTAAATTTAACAACGGTCAGCGCGTGTTTCAAATTGAAGATGGTAGCAATTCATTATTTGTAAAATCATCGAATACTAAGAAAAGTAAAGCAAATTCTAGTAACAAAACCAATACTGGAGATACCAGAATGAAACTAAGGATTGGTTTTAACTCTATAAATGAAATTCATAGACAGCTATTAATTACTGTTGATGAAAACGCCTCTGCTAGTTATGACTGGGGTTACGATTCAAAATACATTGACACTCAGATAGATGATATGTACTGGTTAATTAATAATGAAAAATTCACCATTCAAGGTATTGATGACATTAATGATCAAACTATTATTCCATTAGGACTTCATACTAAAAAAGATGGGTTTAATAGTATTGCAATTGATAAATTAGAAAATACCCCTGATAATTTAGAGATTTATCTACATGATAAGGAATTGGATATATACCAAAACTTAAAACAAGGTAATTATAAAACCTATCTAACTGCTGGAGAATATCTAAACCGTTTTGAAATCACATTTTCTAAAGCTCAAAAAACATTAGGAATTAATGATACTGAGATCAATCAGATCGAAGTCTATTTCTCTAATGAAGAAAATCGTATTGTTATTAACAACCCAGCTTCTAAACGAATAGAATCTGTTGAAATGCTTAATATATTAGGACAATCGCTGTTCAAATTTCAAACAAGTACCAACGATACACATTTAAAATATAATGCAAGTCAAATTAAAACTGGAAATTATGTCTTGAAAATACAAACCGAATATGGCACAATTTCTAAAAAAGTATTAATAAAATGA
- a CDS encoding IS4 family transposase — protein sequence MRKKVSVHSLLKLIGNDFLTSLALETGTNYKSKKLQGEVVFKLLLMSLLDDKKISLRLMEKTFSNNLFKLYSGIEKGQTIRHSSLSERISVINSEYFERIHAHVYELSEQYFDTEQEPYNIRQFDSTSLSLSAKLLKKGMVNGLKNKKGEHGKKQIKFTVGLTNNLPSNIRFYNEQKHLAEDLTLREAILNANIKGTEVVVFDRGLKKRTTFQEFNQLDIFFVTRINPTKSIKVIEQNRLGNSIETDTLNIFSDERVYLYHQNKSLLKKPFRLIRSHSKQTREELLFLTNIEDLNADDVTEIYKRRWDIEVFFKFIKQHLHFKHLVNQSENGIKVMMYMTMIVGILLLLYKKLNNVKSYKIAKYEFTEELNMEIIREIVVICEGDPRKSDIFDTS from the coding sequence ATGAGAAAAAAAGTTAGTGTTCACAGTTTATTAAAACTAATAGGCAATGATTTTTTAACGTCTTTGGCCTTGGAGACGGGTACAAACTATAAATCAAAAAAGTTACAAGGCGAAGTTGTTTTCAAATTATTGCTGATGTCCCTTTTAGACGATAAAAAGATCAGTTTGCGTCTCATGGAGAAAACATTTTCCAACAACCTATTCAAGCTTTATTCTGGAATAGAAAAAGGTCAGACCATTAGGCACAGTAGCTTGTCAGAGCGTATTTCCGTTATAAACTCAGAGTATTTCGAAAGGATACATGCCCATGTTTATGAGCTTTCCGAACAATACTTTGATACAGAACAGGAGCCCTACAATATTCGCCAATTTGATTCAACAAGCCTGTCCCTTTCTGCCAAACTATTAAAAAAAGGGATGGTCAACGGGCTGAAGAACAAGAAAGGTGAGCATGGCAAGAAACAGATAAAATTCACTGTTGGCCTGACCAACAACCTGCCGAGCAATATTCGTTTTTATAACGAACAGAAGCACTTAGCAGAAGACCTGACCTTACGTGAAGCGATTCTTAATGCCAATATCAAGGGTACAGAGGTAGTCGTTTTTGATAGAGGTTTAAAGAAAAGAACAACGTTTCAAGAATTCAACCAGTTGGACATCTTCTTTGTCACAAGAATAAACCCGACAAAGAGTATAAAGGTCATTGAGCAAAATAGGTTGGGAAACAGTATTGAGACCGATACTCTAAATATCTTTAGTGATGAGAGGGTATACTTGTACCATCAGAACAAATCACTTTTAAAGAAACCCTTCAGGCTTATAAGGTCACATTCAAAGCAGACAAGGGAAGAGTTACTGTTCCTGACTAATATAGAAGATTTAAATGCGGATGATGTTACCGAGATTTATAAAAGACGTTGGGACATTGAAGTGTTCTTTAAGTTCATAAAGCAGCACTTGCATTTTAAGCATCTTGTCAACCAAAGTGAAAACGGAATCAAGGTCATGATGTATATGACCATGATTGTTGGGATACTTTTATTGCTTTACAAAAAACTAAACAATGTAAAGAGTTATAAAATAGCTAAATACGAATTTACCGAGGAACTAAATATGGAAATAATAAGAGAAATAGTAGTGATTTGCGAGGGAGATCCACGCAAATCTGATATATTTGATACCTCTTAA
- the hisS gene encoding histidine--tRNA ligase, translated as MAQKPSIPKGTRDFNPEQVAKRHYIFNTIRGAFETFGFQPIETPSFENSDTLMGKYGEEGDRLIFKILNSGDYLSKANVEAYDTKNSNKLTPSISEKALRYDLTVPFARYVVQHQNDIEFPFKRYQIQPVWRADRPQKGRFREFYQCDADVVGSKSLWQEVEFIQLYDTVFSALKLEGVTIKINNRKILSGIAEVIGASDKLIDFTVALDKLDKIGEEKVKEEMISKGISEAGITKLQPLFTLSGSFESQIESLKSILSTSEEGQKGIEELAFINTAISELGLSTAALQLDVTLARGLNYYTGAIFEVSAPKGVKMGSIGGGGRYDDLTGIFGMKNVSGVGISFGLDRIYLVLEELNLFPETVNKNVDVLFINFGDHEALFSLKAINKLRSQGINCELYPDAAKMKKQMNHANKRAIPFVVLVGDEEMSSNTYTLKNMISGEQYKVSLEALIDLVK; from the coding sequence ATGGCTCAAAAACCAAGCATACCAAAAGGCACTAGAGATTTTAATCCAGAACAAGTCGCAAAACGTCATTATATCTTTAATACCATTCGTGGTGCTTTTGAAACATTTGGATTTCAGCCTATTGAAACCCCTAGTTTTGAAAACTCAGACACCTTAATGGGAAAATATGGTGAAGAAGGTGATCGTTTGATTTTTAAGATTTTAAATTCTGGGGATTATTTGTCTAAAGCCAATGTTGAAGCTTATGATACAAAAAACTCTAATAAATTAACACCAAGTATATCAGAAAAAGCCCTTCGCTACGATTTAACCGTACCTTTTGCGCGCTATGTAGTTCAACACCAGAACGACATAGAGTTTCCGTTTAAACGTTACCAAATACAGCCAGTATGGCGTGCAGATAGACCACAAAAGGGACGTTTTAGAGAGTTTTATCAATGCGATGCCGATGTGGTAGGATCTAAGTCTTTGTGGCAGGAGGTTGAGTTTATTCAATTGTATGATACCGTTTTTTCAGCTTTAAAGCTTGAAGGCGTTACCATAAAAATAAATAATAGAAAAATACTTTCTGGAATAGCCGAAGTTATTGGAGCGTCTGATAAGTTAATAGACTTTACTGTTGCGTTAGATAAACTGGACAAAATAGGAGAGGAGAAGGTGAAAGAAGAAATGATAAGTAAAGGTATTTCGGAAGCTGGTATTACTAAACTTCAACCGTTATTTACTTTGTCAGGTTCTTTTGAATCTCAAATAGAAAGTTTAAAAAGTATTCTTAGTACTTCCGAAGAAGGACAAAAAGGCATTGAAGAATTAGCTTTTATAAATACCGCGATTTCAGAATTAGGGTTATCGACTGCAGCTCTGCAATTGGATGTCACGTTAGCCCGTGGATTAAATTATTATACGGGTGCTATTTTTGAAGTATCTGCACCAAAAGGAGTGAAAATGGGGTCCATTGGTGGCGGTGGTCGTTATGACGACTTAACGGGTATTTTCGGAATGAAAAACGTAAGCGGTGTTGGTATTAGCTTTGGTTTAGATAGAATCTATTTAGTTCTTGAAGAATTGAATCTATTTCCAGAAACAGTTAATAAAAATGTTGATGTACTTTTTATAAACTTTGGAGATCATGAAGCTTTATTTAGCTTAAAAGCTATTAACAAATTACGATCACAAGGTATCAATTGCGAATTGTATCCTGATGCAGCTAAAATGAAAAAACAAATGAATCATGCGAACAAGCGTGCCATTCCATTTGTGGTTTTAGTAGGTGACGAAGAGATGTCTTCTAATACATATACACTAAAAAATATGATTTCTGGAGAGCAGTATAAAGTCTCTTTGGAAGCGTTAATCGATCTTGTAAAATAA
- a CDS encoding DUF6495 family protein, with product MKYSRLTKEQFEELHQEFINFLATQSITADEWTNLKANKPELAEMELDVFSDLIWEGVLNKAEYLEHISPQHMYLFRLAEDKMYVIALTLKNDVDITTKEGYNWLRENLMDENVEFLQADKEYTDDKNLDKFKMIEQGAVITKGDLFKYFDKLIG from the coding sequence ATGAAATACTCAAGACTTACAAAAGAGCAATTTGAAGAATTACATCAGGAGTTTATAAACTTTTTGGCAACTCAGTCTATTACTGCAGATGAGTGGACAAACCTTAAAGCCAACAAGCCAGAATTAGCTGAAATGGAGCTGGATGTGTTTAGTGATCTCATTTGGGAAGGTGTTTTAAACAAAGCGGAATACTTAGAACATATATCTCCACAACATATGTATCTGTTTCGCTTAGCTGAAGATAAAATGTACGTTATAGCGCTTACCTTAAAAAATGATGTGGATATTACTACTAAGGAAGGGTATAATTGGCTGCGTGAAAATTTAATGGATGAGAATGTTGAATTTTTACAAGCTGATAAAGAGTATACAGACGATAAAAACTTAGACAAATTTAAAATGATTGAACAAGGTGCAGTTATTACTAAAGGCGACCTGTTTAAGTATTTTGATAAGTTGATAGGTTAA
- a CDS encoding TonB-dependent receptor, with translation MKKTTLTMFFLFFGILAFSQVTTSNIKGLILDKNSEPLPGANVVAIHTPTGTKYGAATNFDGRFNLLNLRVGGPYSITISFVGFQDQTYNDIFLSLGKTQNLNVVLIEDNEQLDAVVIQGSGGTGTFGSDRTGAETSVGRRELTRLPTISRSAADFTRLEPSASGNSFGGRNDQYNNFSLDGAIFNNPFGLDAPTPGGQTGAQPISLDAIDQISVSTAPYDVTQSGFTGASVNAVTKSGTNEFHGTVYGFFRNQDLTGGKIKGEDVTKPDLEQVQYGVSIGGPIIKNKLFFFANFEKDDRTDLGTNGWIPNTGSGAINESRVTASDLMSVSNALATLGYDTGAYEGFTYGSESTKGIFKLDWNINDNNRLAIIYNFLNASKEKPAHPTALGVRGPSFTTLQFENSGYEINNGIQSVQLELNSTLSDEMTNKLQIGYTHFDDFRAPLSAPAPAITIQDGSGSNYIIAGHEPFSINNRLDQKVIQLTNNLNVVKGSHTFTIGFSFEKFQFDNSFNLGAFGYDEDGDFNQEVGAFAAYPDLNAFLTDVNDGTLAAALANADNIFNANNGLAAGDGWSLAETNVGQLAFYVQDEWNVNDNFKLTYGIRFDKPLYFDTKDKIDENIARKPFTFDPTIPYFNPNTNQETLIDSRKLPNNKFLISPRLGFNWDVNGESKTQIRGGTGIFTGRFPFVWLGNQVQGLDFFFYQVVDPEFKWPQVWRTNVGADHKFENGIVLTGDVSYTKDINGAHVQNWGLRNPSGTLNAPGDNRPIYLPADRGNNAYVFTNSDKGRIWNASLKAQKTFENGIYASVAYNYLNAKDVNSIEAEITGDAFDFNPNLGNANNDVLSYSKYGDTHRFIGVGSKKWAYANDKMGTTISAFCEYAQGGRFNYTYAGNINGDSSFQNNDLIYIPTASEVQQMQFSGPGQAEAFERFIQQDDYLSDNRGSYFDRYGALSPWRSRWDVKILQDFKFNVSGDKTNTLQLSIDILNFGNLINSDWGVVEQPNNMSPIGVDTSGATPVYTFDETLTDSFGFDSSLASRWQMQFGLRYIF, from the coding sequence ATGAAAAAAACTACCCTCACAATGTTTTTCTTGTTTTTTGGAATTCTTGCGTTTTCGCAGGTTACAACATCAAACATTAAAGGTCTAATTTTAGATAAAAATTCCGAGCCTCTCCCCGGTGCGAATGTCGTAGCTATCCATACACCTACAGGTACTAAATATGGAGCAGCAACAAATTTTGATGGTCGATTTAACTTATTAAATTTAAGAGTAGGAGGACCTTACTCAATTACCATAAGTTTTGTTGGTTTTCAAGATCAAACATATAATGATATATTCCTAAGCTTGGGTAAAACTCAAAATCTGAATGTCGTTCTTATAGAAGACAATGAGCAACTTGATGCTGTTGTTATTCAGGGAAGTGGAGGCACAGGAACTTTTGGGAGTGACCGTACAGGGGCTGAAACCAGTGTAGGGCGTCGTGAATTAACACGTTTACCTACTATTTCAAGATCGGCTGCAGATTTTACTAGATTAGAACCATCTGCAAGTGGGAATTCTTTTGGAGGTAGAAACGACCAGTATAATAATTTCTCTTTAGATGGCGCTATTTTTAATAACCCTTTCGGTTTAGATGCACCTACCCCTGGAGGCCAAACGGGAGCACAACCTATTTCGTTAGATGCCATAGATCAAATATCAGTATCAACGGCACCGTACGATGTTACGCAATCTGGATTTACAGGAGCTTCAGTAAATGCAGTTACAAAAAGTGGAACTAATGAGTTTCATGGTACGGTTTATGGTTTTTTTAGAAATCAGGACTTAACTGGTGGAAAGATTAAAGGAGAAGATGTTACAAAACCGGACTTAGAACAAGTACAATATGGTGTTAGTATCGGAGGTCCGATAATTAAAAATAAATTGTTCTTTTTTGCCAATTTTGAAAAAGATGATAGAACGGATTTAGGAACCAATGGATGGATACCTAATACAGGTTCTGGAGCAATTAATGAGTCTAGAGTAACTGCAAGTGACTTAATGAGTGTATCAAATGCTTTGGCAACATTAGGTTATGATACCGGTGCTTATGAAGGGTTTACTTATGGCTCCGAGTCTACAAAAGGTATTTTTAAGTTAGATTGGAATATTAATGATAATAACCGTTTAGCGATTATCTATAATTTTTTAAACGCATCTAAAGAAAAACCAGCACACCCTACCGCTTTGGGGGTTAGAGGACCTAGTTTTACAACGCTTCAGTTTGAAAACTCAGGATACGAAATAAATAATGGGATACAATCAGTACAATTAGAGCTAAATTCGACATTATCTGATGAAATGACTAATAAATTACAGATAGGGTATACTCATTTTGATGATTTTAGAGCTCCATTGTCTGCACCAGCACCGGCCATTACTATTCAAGATGGAAGTGGTTCTAATTATATTATTGCTGGTCATGAACCATTTTCTATTAATAATAGATTAGATCAAAAAGTGATTCAACTTACCAATAATTTAAACGTAGTTAAAGGGAGTCACACATTTACAATTGGATTTTCTTTTGAAAAATTTCAATTTGATAACTCTTTTAATTTAGGAGCTTTTGGTTATGATGAAGATGGTGATTTTAATCAGGAAGTTGGAGCATTTGCAGCATATCCTGACTTAAATGCTTTTCTAACAGATGTAAATGATGGTACACTAGCTGCTGCATTAGCTAATGCTGATAATATTTTTAATGCTAATAACGGTTTGGCTGCTGGTGACGGATGGTCTTTAGCAGAAACAAACGTAGGACAGTTAGCGTTTTATGTACAAGACGAATGGAATGTAAACGATAATTTTAAATTAACTTATGGTATTAGGTTTGATAAGCCATTATATTTTGATACCAAAGATAAAATTGATGAAAATATAGCAAGAAAACCTTTTACTTTCGATCCTACAATACCTTATTTTAATCCTAACACAAACCAGGAAACCTTAATTGATTCAAGAAAATTACCAAACAATAAATTTCTTATTTCTCCACGTTTAGGTTTTAACTGGGATGTTAATGGAGAAAGTAAAACACAAATACGAGGTGGAACAGGTATCTTTACTGGTCGTTTTCCGTTTGTATGGTTAGGAAACCAGGTACAAGGATTAGATTTCTTCTTTTATCAGGTAGTAGATCCAGAATTTAAATGGCCTCAAGTGTGGAGAACTAATGTTGGAGCCGATCATAAATTTGAAAACGGTATCGTTTTAACGGGAGATGTATCTTATACTAAAGATATTAATGGTGCTCATGTACAAAACTGGGGACTAAGAAACCCATCAGGTACACTTAATGCGCCTGGAGATAATAGGCCAATTTATTTACCTGCTGATAGGGGTAATAATGCCTATGTATTTACAAATTCAGATAAAGGACGTATTTGGAATGCTAGTTTAAAAGCTCAGAAGACCTTTGAAAATGGTATTTATGCAAGTGTAGCATATAATTATTTAAATGCTAAAGATGTAAATTCCATAGAAGCTGAAATTACTGGTGATGCTTTCGATTTTAACCCTAATTTAGGTAATGCTAATAATGATGTATTGTCTTATTCTAAATATGGAGATACCCATCGTTTTATAGGTGTTGGAAGTAAAAAATGGGCCTATGCAAATGATAAAATGGGAACTACAATTTCTGCATTTTGTGAATACGCACAAGGCGGACGTTTTAATTATACTTATGCAGGGAATATAAATGGTGATAGTTCTTTTCAGAATAATGACCTTATTTATATCCCAACTGCAAGCGAAGTACAACAAATGCAGTTCTCTGGACCAGGGCAAGCGGAAGCTTTTGAAAGATTTATTCAGCAAGATGATTATTTAAGCGACAACAGAGGAAGTTATTTTGATAGATACGGGGCTTTATCACCTTGGAGAAGCAGATGGGATGTTAAAATCTTACAGGATTTTAAATTTAACGTAAGTGGAGACAAAACAAATACACTGCAGCTAAGTATTGATATTCTTAATTTTGGAAACTTAATTAATTCCGATTGGGGCGTGGTAGAACAACCAAATAATATGTCTCCTATAGGTGTTGATACATCCGGAGCCACTCCTGTTTATACTTTTGATGAAACCTTAACGGATTCCTTTGGGTTTGATTCTAGTTTAGCTTCTAGATGGCAAATGCAATTTGGATTGCGTTATATTTTCTAA